The sequence TCCGTGCTACCGGTGCGCGCGAGGGTGAAGGTGATGGGGTCTGTTCCGGCCTCAGCACCATTGGCATCGGTGGCCGTTATGCTGACAGACGGCAACGTAGGCGTAGTGCCGCCGCAATCCGTGGTGTGCGAACCCAGCCCGTCGAACGTATCAATGGCGAAGCCCTCCCATTGCTGACTCGGATCGAAAGCATCGCTGATGTTGACGTCGCCGCTACAAAACGCCGCTTTCCGGCGGATGGTGTTATCGGCCGTCGAAGTCAGGCCGGTGCCCCATTCGGTGCCGGGATCAAAACCCACCTGCCCGATAGCATCGACAATGGTTCCCGACGTACCGCCTTTCCGCAGCACGATGGCATCGTCGCCGTTGTAGAAGGAGGCTCCGCTTGTCTGGTTGGCTTTGGCCAGAATGGTCGCGTTGGCCGCCGATGCTGCCAGTACGAAGGTGCTACCCGGGGCAATGGTGCCCGTGAGTGAAACGTTGGTGCTGGCCGTGACACCGCCGTTGAAGTACATCTGCACGACGTATTGCCCGGCCGCCAAATCGATGGGGGCACCCGTACCGTTGTAAAGTTCAAGCGCTTTGTTGTTGCTGCTTCCTTCGATGTATTCGGAGAAAAACAGATCTGTGGGGGCTTGTGCCCAAACGGCCGACGGGAGCGCACAGAGCATGAGCATCCCTAGCCAGGCAAAAAAAGCTCGCTGTAGATATGAAGTCATGAAAAATTGGGAATTGGTTTTAACCCCCAAAACTATCATATCTATCACGCATGTGGTGTTAGCTGATTATTATTAAATAAAATCCGTCACAAGAAAGAATTGGCTATCTCGAGGATGGAACTTGCATGTATACAGTTCAAATTAGTTAGTCGATACTAACTAATAAGTGTGCTAGTCGGTAGGCTGTTACCTGAAAATGTCAAGTAAGTACTATGCTTGAATTGGTTGCTTACATGTGTCCTATAGCTAAGTCGCTTTTGTCGAGCCGTTTGCCTGCTATACACATCAGTCATTAGAACGGAATCGCTGGAATAACAACGTACCCAGCACCAATACAACCACGCCCAGAAAGATATATTGGACGTATTGTCCCAGCTCCGGAAACCGCTGCCCCAGCACGTACCCAGCCAGTACCAGCGCTGATACGTAGGCGAGGCAACTGATCGACGTCAGCACTAAAAAGCGGGGGAGGGGCAAGCCGCTACTGGCCGCCAGCAAGGGGTTAAACGTGCGGATAATGGGCAGGAAACGGCCAATCAGCAGAGCGCGCCGGGGGTGTTTGCTATAGAAGGCGTCTGACTGTTCCAGGTAGCGCCGTTTGAAGAAAAAGGTGTCGGGCAGTTGGTGCAGCCGGTTCCCCAGCCGACGGCCAATCAGGTAGCCGGTGAGGTCGCCGGCAATGGCCGCGCCGGTAAGCAGGGCAATCAACCCCACTACCGATACATGCAGCGTCTGAATGCCCGTAAGCAAGCCCGCCGTAAACAGCAGCGTTTCGCCACCGGGCACGACCAGCCCCAACAGAAAACCCGTTTCGATAAACACCAGCGCGGCAATGAGCGTGGTGCCGCCCCACTCAATCCAGTTGGTGTTGAGCAGCAGCGGATAGCTAAGCAAAACGTCCATGCGGTTGTCGGGTAGCACAGACTACCCGACCTGATAACCCGGCCCAGCCGCCGTAGTTTTACCGACAGACCGGGTGACCCCGTCAACTAGGAAGCAAACTGCTTCGTAAGGTCCACGTTGCCACCCGTCAGAATGATGCCAACCGTCTGATCGGCGAAGTCGGCTTTGTAACGCAGCACCACGGCCAGCGGCACGGCGCAGGATGGCTCGATGATGAGTTTCATCCGCTCCCAGACCAGCCGTTGCGCCGCCCGGATTTCGTCGTCGTTAACCAGCCGGATGTCGCTCACATACTGGCGGATAATGGCCAGCGTCCGTTCGCTAAGGTTCGTCATCAGCCCATCGGCGATGGTATCGATGTAGGGTGCTTTTTCTACCCGCCCGCTCCTGAACGACAGTACGGCGTCGGCGGCCCCTTCGGGTTCACAGCCCACCACGCGCGTATTGGGGGCCAGATAGTGTACAGCGAGGGCTGTGCCACTGAGCAGCCCGCCGCCGCCCACGGGGGCCAGCACGGCATCGAAAGGTAGCCCGGTCGGGTTGTCGGCGAGGAGTTCGATGGTGGCCGTGCTTTGGCCGGCAATCACACGGTCGTCGTCGAACGGATGAATCAGTGCCGCCCGGGTCCGCAGCATCACATCCCGAACGCCCTCTTCCCGCGCCTGCAAGGTGGGTTCGCACTCGATCACGGTGGCGCCGTAGCCACGCACAGCGTTTTTTTTCACCTGCGGGGCCGTGCGGGGCATCACAATGTAGGCGGGTATCTGCAACTGCCGGGCGGCATAAGCCAGCGCCTGCGCGTGGTTGCCCGATGAGTGGGTGGTGACGCCATAAGCGCGCTCGGCTTCGGTGAGTTGCAGGGCGGCATTCATCCCCCCGCGTGCCTTGAAGGCCCCGATCTTCTGGAAATTTTCGCACTTGAAAACCAGCCGTGCCCCAGCCATCTGGTCGATAGTCTGGCAGGTCAGAGCGGGGGTGCGGTGGATGTACGGGCGAATGCGATCGTGAGCGTCGCGCAGCGTTTGCAGGGTCAACATGGGGTCATTTGGTTGCGATTGCGCCCCAAATCTAACAAATTGCCACCCCGTGGGTAGTGTAGAATAAATAATGCACGAAGGGGAATGAACAATGAGTGATGTAAAATGTACAATGAGGCTACGCCATCGCAAACCATTGTACATCGTTCATTTTACATTATACATTAGTCACGCTCTCCCCCGGTAGAATTCTTTCTCGTACAACAGAATGACAACCTCTTCGACTACACAGCGTCCGCCTGCGACGATTGTCTTTATTTTCGGTGGTAGCGGCGATCTGAATTACCGCAAACTGACCCCGGCGCTCTATAACCTCTTTCTGGACAACTACTTACCGGAGCAGTTCGAGGTGGTCGGCATCGGACGTACCCAATACACCGATGACTCGTTCCGGGAGCGGCTGCTGGAAGGGATTCAGGAGTTTTCGCGCCGGAAAAATGGCCCGGAAGACAGTTGGAAAACCTTTTCGCCGCACATCCGCTACCTGAAGCTGGACGGCGGCGATGCCAGCGCATACCACCTCATCGGCGATCTGGTGAGCGAGCGCGAAGCCGAGTGGAACACCCACGCTAACATTATTTTCTACATGTCGGTCGCGCCGCAACTTGTGCCCGACATTGCCAATAACCTGAGCCAGCTGTCGTTCTGCGGGGATAAATCGCGGGTGCGCATTGTAGTTGAAAAGCCGTTTGGGCATGACCTGCAAAGCGCCCGTGAGCTGAACGCGCTGCTGCTGACTCACTTTGCCGAAGAGCAGATTTACCGCATCGACCACTACCTGGGCAAAGAAACGGTGCAGAACCTGCTGGCGCTGCGGTTTGCCAACACGCTGTTTGAGCCGATCTGGAACCACAATTACGTCGAATACGTGCAACTGACCGCCGCCGAAACGGTTGGCCTGGAAGGGCGCGGCGGCTACTACGAAGGTTCGGGGGCGCTGCGCGACATGATCCAGAATCACCTACTGCAACTGCTCTGCATGGTGGCGATGGAACCACCCACCTCGTTTGAGGCCGATGAAATCCGCAACAAGAAAGTCGACGTGCTCCGGGCTATGCGTCGCGTGGCCCCCGATCAGGTCGATCAGGTGGCGGTGCGGGCACAGTACGGAGCCGGTAAAAAAGGCGACAAAGAAAGCCCGGCCTACCGCGAGGAAGAAGGTGTGAACCCCGAATCGATGACCGAAACCTTTGCCGCCGTGACGTTCTTCTGCGACAACTGGCGGTGGGAGGGAACCCCCTTCTACGTCAGAACGGGTAAGCACCTGGCTGAAAAATCGTCGGTCATCACGGTACAGTTCCGGCCCGCGCCGCACTATGCGTTTCCCAACGAAGCTACCAAAACGTGGCAGCACAATTGCCTGATCATCAGCATTCAGCCCGACATGAACATCCGGCTGCGCTTCCAGGCCAAACGCCCCGGTCAGCAACTGGCCCTCGACCCGGTCGAGATGGAGTTCAACTACAACACGGCTTTTACCGAACAGCAGCCCGAAGCCTACGAAACGCTGCTGCTCGACGTGATGGCGGGCGATGCGACTCTGTTCATGCGGGCCGATCAGGTCGACGAGGCGTGGCAGATTGTGATGCCGATTCTCGACCATTGGGCGTCGCAAACCGACCCGGCGTCGATGCCGACCTACGCGCCGGGCTCGTGGGGGCCCGCCGAAGCCGACAAACTCATCGCCCAGCAGGGGTTTAGCTGGAATAATGAATAAATGAAGTCTGGACAGTCGGTTTAGAAGAGAAGTCCGTAGTCTGGAAAGTCAATTAGTTGGGGCAGTTTAATACAGCTACACACGTTCCAGACTTCTTTTCTAAACCGACTGTCCAGACGCTGAGCACCGTTTTATGACTATCAACCTCGTTAACGACCCGACCGAACTGGCGCAACGGGCGGCTGAATGGATAACCGAGCGCATCGAACAGACGCTGGCCACGCGCCCGCGTTTTACCATCGCGCTATCGGGTGGCAGCACGCCCAAGGCGTTGCACCTGCTGCTGGCACAACCACCCCTGCGCGACCGCATCGACTGGGCGCGGGTGCACGTCTTCTGGGGCGACGAACGCTACGTACCCCTGACCGACGAGCGCAATAATGCCCGCATGGCCTACGATACGCTGCTCGACAAGGTGCCCATCCCCGCCGACAACATCCACGTGATGCGGACCGATCTGCAACCCGACGCGTCGATGGAAGAATACGCCCAGATTCTGCATCGCTACTTCGATGGTCATGAGCAGACGTTCGATCTGGTGCTGTTGGGCATGGGCGACGACGGCCACACGCTGTCGCTGTTTCCGGGCACGGAGGTGGTGAGCGAAGACGTTGCCTGGACGAAAGCCTTTTTCCTGCAACAACAGGATATGTTCCGCCTCACGCTGACAGCCCCGGTGGTCAATCAGGCGGCGACGGTGGCGTTTCTGGTGGCGGGCGACAACAAAGCCGATGCCCTGCATGGCGTACTGAAGGGCGACTATCAGCCGTACAAATATCCATCGCAGCGTATCAAACCCATCACCGGTGAGCTGATCTGGTTTATCGACGAAGCGGCCGCCAAACGGCTGTAGAGCTGAAATGAGCGCCGGGCTAGCCCGGCGCCCGTTTTTGTAAGGGCAATTACTTAAAAAAGATTAAACCTAAACTACCCGGCGCACTCTAACGTTCTGGATGCACAATCAGCATTCGGTTCATCTTGAGAAAAACTATGCGCCTTTTTGGGGTATTGGGTATGGGGCTACTGCTGGCCTTTGGTGCCACAGCCCAAACGGTAGAGTACTCGACGCCGAAGCCCCGCGTCGATGACGTAAATGACCTCGACGTGGTCATCAGCCGGGTTGATTTGACGGCACAATACACCATCATTTACATGCGGTTCCGTGATGGTTCCGATGAGAAACCGTCACGCTCGCCCCTGAAGATTCCGGGCATTCCGTATCCCATTCCTGACCGTGTTGGTTCGGGTGATGGGGGGCACACCATTACGTTTGTGCCCACAGCGCGGCTGTATGCTAACGGTGGTGCCCGGACGTTTAAATTTATTCGCGCCGAAAATATCCCGACCGATAAGCGGCGCGACGTGCGCCCGGGTGAGACGGTTGACTTTGTGGCCTATTTCGAACGGCTCGATCCGGGCATTGAAACGTTTGACCTCTTTGAGTGCTCAGATCGAAACCGACCCGGTGAAATCTGCTTTAACTTCTGGGGGGTGCACATCACCAACCCGTCCAAACGTACCCAGCCGCCGCGACCACGTACCCAGCCCCCGGCACAAACACCCGCGCCAACAAGACCGCGCCCTGCACCCCCAGCTCCCGAACCGGCTCAGACCCCGCTGCCGCCCAACCCGACGCTGGCGGTTAAAGGCACGGTGCGCGACGCCAAGACGGGTAAACCCGTAGCGGCCATGCTGACGTACCGGATGCTGTCAGGTGCTGAATCGAACGGGGATGAACCCGCCGACTCGACGCGCGCCAAAGCCGCCGACGGTACGTATCGTTTTCCCGGCGATCCGCTGACGGTTTGGGAGGTAAGCGCCACCGCCAAAGGCTACTTCGGGAAGCGCGACACCGTCGCCATCGCCCGCACCGAGAAAACGGCCAACTTCGATCTGGTGCCCATCGCCGTTGGCACGAAGGTGACGCTGAAAAACATCTATTTCGCCCAGTCGAAATACGAGCTACAGGCCGAATCGTTTCCCGAACTCGACAAGCTGGTGGAGGTGATGAAACTGAACCCGGCCATGCAGATCAAGCTGGAAGGACATACCGATATCATCGGTGATTTCGATGCTAACCTCGAACTGTCGCGCAACCGGGTTTTTGCCGTGAAGCGCTACCTGATGAGCAAAGGCATTGCCGAAGCCCGCGTGGAAGCCGTCGGCTACGGCCACTCGCGCCCCATCAACAGCACCCGTGGCACCCCCCACCCGGAGAACCGGCGCGTGGAGATGGTGATAACAAAAGCGTAGGTTCAAGGTTCAATGTCCAACGTTCAATGTGTTAATGCGTAGCCTGCTTGGACGGCAAAGCGCCATTGGACGTTGGACATTGAACCTTGAACACACAAATGTTTCCCCTCGACACGGTACTGGATCTGATTGAACCGGCGATTGCGCCGTACCCCAAAGCGGCGATGTTCGAGCTGGCCGAACGGGGCTACAACAGCCTGTTTGAGCAACTGATTTCCTGCATTATCTCGATTCGGACGCTCGACGAGACGACCATTCCCGTGTCGCTGCGTTTATTTGAGATCGCCCGGACACCCGCCGACATCGCCGCCCTCTCGCCCGACGAACTGACGCCCCTGCTCTATGGCAGCAGCTACCCCGACCAGAAAGCCAACACCATGATCGGGATTGCCCAGCGGGTGATGACGGAGTTTTCAGGTACGTTGCCGCCCGACTTCGACGTGCTGACCTCGTTCAAAGGCGTGGGGCCGAAGTGCGCTAATCTGGCGTTGGGCGTGGCGGCGGGGCAGGCGGCCATCAGCGTGGATATTCACGTGCACCGGGTCACCAATCGGTGGGGGTTCGTTCAGACCAAAACACCCGAGCAAACACTGGCGGTGTTGGAAAAGCAGGTACCCGTAGCGCAATGGATCAACATCAACCGGCTGCTGATGCCCTTCGGTAAACACATTTGCACCGGTACGCTGCCGCACTGCTCCACCTGCCCCGTGCTGGCCCATTGCGCGCAGGTCGGCGTAACCAAACACCGGTAATTCGGGCAACACAAGACCCAAAACGCCAAACCTCAAACGACTTCATGAGCAAGCAGCCGCTGGTCTGGATTGAGTCAGCCAATAAAACGGTGCCGCTGTCGAAACAGCAAAAACGGCTCAACCAACTGACGAGCCGGATTACGGAGCAGGAGGAGCAACTGGCTGAACTGCGGGCGGCGACCGAGCAGGTGAGGCAACGGATTCAGGGCGAACTGGTGCCTTTGCAGCGAAAGCAGCAACAGGCGCGCGCCGATCTGGTGCGGCTGCTCGATCAACTACACGAACGATACGCGTGGAGCAACGCCGAAAGCCGCAAACTGCGCCACCTGATCACCAGCCTCGCCTACGACCTGATTCAGCAGGGCTATGGGGAGCTAAAGCCGATCTATGACCGCTACGACGAAGCCGGTTTCGAAGCGGTGTTGGCTGAAACCGACGCCGTCAGCATGGCGCAGATCCGTCACATTGCCGAAGCCCGATATGGGTTGCTGATCGACCCGGCGCAGTCGTTTGCGACGCCCGACGAGCTGCTGGCGCATGTGCAGGGCCTGCTTCGCGAACGGGCGCTGGCCGAACAGCAGCGGCAGCAGGAAGCCGCCGACCGCCGGGCGCAGGAGCCCAAAACGGAAAAGCAACAGGCTCGCGAGGCCCGGGCGATTAAGGTGACGAAAGCCGTACGGGCGCTTTACCTCGATCTGGTGAAGGCTTTCCACCCCGACCGGGAGTTGGAACCCGCCGAAAAAGAACGCAAAACGGCGATTATGCAACGCGTGACGGAGGCCTACGAGAAAAGCGACCTGATGGGCCTATTCCGGTTGCAACTGGAATTTGACCGCATTGACCAGAAACAACTCGCCGCGCTGGCCGATAGTCAGTTGCAGCATTACAACAAAATCCTGACGCAGCAGGTCGAGGAACTGGACGGACAACTGGCCACCCTGACCAACGAGCTCAAGGCGATGCTTGGTAGCTCGGCACCGGGGCCGATCGCGGTGCGCAGTCTGGACTATGTGATCAGCGGCGAAATCAAGGCGGCAAAGGCGGATACCAAGTCACTCAGAGCGCTTGTGAAGGCGCTGGCCGATCCCGCCCAACTGAAAGTCTGGCTGTCGGCCTACCCGAATCCGTAGGCCGGTCATTTTGAGTTGGCGGCAGGATTCCGTTAGTTCACGGTTCAATGCACAGGCCATTCTTCATGACCAAACTGTTTTCCAACCTTACGTTCTGGGTGCTGACGGCCATCACCCTCGGCATTTTACTGGGCCACTTCCGGCCCGATCTGGCCCTGCTACCCGTACTCGACAAACCGCTCAAAGCTCGCTTTCTCGGGCAGGAACTGAGTGTTGGCGTTACCATCAGCGAGTTTCTGAGCGGTATTTTCATCAGTACGGTCAAGCTGTTCATCAACCCCATCATCTTCCTGACCATCACGCTCGGCATCGTCAGCATGGGTGATCTGAAAAAAGTGGGCACGGTGGGGGCGAAGGCGTTGCTTTACTTTGAAGTCGTCACGACGATGGCACTGCTGATTGGCGTGCTGGTGGCCAATATTATCCGGCCGGGTGAGGGCGTTGTGACATCGGCCTTGAAAGGGGGCGATATTTCCAAATACACTAAAACCGCGACGGCGTTTAGCTGGTGGCAATTTTTTCTCGACAACGTGACGTTGCAGGTGCTGCTGGGGGCAATCCTGGCGGGTATTCTGCTGAGTCAGTATGCCGGGCGTGACCGGATCGTCGCGGGGCTGAATCAGGCGTCTAAAATTATCTTCAAGGGGCTGCACCTGGTGATGCGGCTGGCGCCCATCGGGGCGTTTGGCGGGATGGCCTACACCATCGGCAAATACGGGCTGGGTACGTTGCTGCCCTTGGCGAAACTCATGGCAACGGTATACACCACGATGGCGGTCTTCATCTTTGTGGTACTGGGTGGCATTCTGTACACGTGCCGGGTGCCGCTGCTGGGCTACCTGCGCTACATCCGCGAAGAGCTGCTGATCGTGCTGGGTACGTCGTCGTCGGAGGCGGGCTTGCCCTCGCTCATGGAAAAGCTCGAACGGATGGGCTGCGCCAAATCGGTGGTGGGGCTGGTGGTGCCCGCGGGCTACTCGTTCAACCTCGATGGCACCACAATCTACCTGTCGATGGCCACGATCTTTTTGGCGCAGGTCTTCAATGTCCACCTCGACTGGAGCCAGCTACTCACCATTGTGGGGATTCTGATGGTCACCTCCAAAGGCGCGGCGGGCGTAACGGGCAGCGGCTTCGTGGTGCTGGCGAGCACGCTCACGGCCATCAACGTGATTCCGGTGGAAGGGCTGGCCCTGCTGCTGGGCGTCGACCGGTTTATGTCGGAAGCGCGCAGTATCACCAACTTTATCGGCAACGGCGTCGCCACGATCTGGCTAGCCAACAACGAAAAAGCCTTTGACCGCACGGCCATGCAGCGGGCGTTCGGCGAAAAGGAAAATGCGCTAACCACCGGGACAGAGCCAACGTAGCGTTAACTTTGAGGCGCTACTATTTTTTAAACGCAAAGACGCAACGCAAATCGCGAAGAACGCAAAGCGTCTGATAGCCTGTTGAACGCTTCTCTAATCATGGTTAGCTAATCGTTGCTTTGCGCCCTTCGCGATTCGCGTTGCGTCTTTGCGTTTAATTTACGTATGAACACTCCATCTAATAAACTGCGCGAGGACGCGCTCAACTACCACGCTAAGGGGCGTCCTGGTAAAATAGAAGTAAACCCCACCAAAGAGACGGAGAATCAGCGGGATCTGTCGCTGGCTTATTCGCCGGGGGTGGCCGAGCCCTGCCTCGCCATCGCCGACGTACCCGAACGAGCCTACGACTACACGGCCAAAGGCAACCTGGTGGCCGTCATCTCCAACGGCACCGCCGTGCTGGGGTTGGGCAACATCGGGGCGGTGGCCTCGAAGCCCGTTATGGAGGGAAAAAGCCTGCTGTTCAAGATTTACGCCGACATTGATGCCTTTGATATTGAACTCGATACGACCGACGTCGAGGAGTTTATCCGGACGGTGAAGATCCTCGAACCGACGTTCGGCGGGGTCAATCTGGAAGACATCAAAGCGCCCGAATGCTTCGAGATTGAACGGCGGCTGCGGCAGGAGCTGAACATCCCCGTCATGCACGACGATCAGCACGGCACGGCCATTACGTCGGGAGCCGCGCTGCTCAACGCGCTCGAACTGGCGGGTAAAGAAATCGATCAGATCAAGCTGGTGGTGAACGGCGCCGGGGCGGCCGCCATTGCCTGCCTCGACCTGTACGTCGACCTGGGCGTGTCGCCCGACAACATTACGGTGTTCGACAAAGACGGCCTGCTCAGTAAAGACCGCACCAATCTGGTTGGTAATCAGTATAAATACACCACCGACCGCCACCCGGCCGGTTACGTCCTGGCCGACGCGATGGTAGGGGCCGACGTCTTCCTGGGCCTCAGCGTAGGGGGCGTGGTTACCCAAGATATGATTCGGAGCATGGCTCCTGATCCGGTGGTGTTTGCCATGGCTAACCCGAACCCCGAAATCACTTACGAAGACGCCACCGCCGCTCGCCCCGACATCATCATGGCGACGGGCCGGTCTGACTTCCCGAATCAGGTGAACAACGTGCTTGGTTTCCCCTACATCTTCCGGGGCGCGCTCGACGTGCGGGCCACCGAGATCAACGAGGCCATGAAACTGGCTGCCGTGCGGGCGCTGGCCGAACTGGCCAAAAAGCCCGTTACCGACGTGGTAAGCCGCAGCTACGGCACCGACGGGCTGGTGTTTGGACGTACCTACATTCTGCCCAAACCCACCGACCCGCGCCTGCTGATGACCGTAGCTCCGGCCGTAGCCAAAGCCGCCATGGACTCGGGCGTGGCCCGGCGCGCCATCACCGACTGGGCCGACTATGACCTGCAACTGTCGCGGCGGCAGGGTCAGGATAACACCTTCATCCGCCGACTGACCCGGCAGGCCC comes from Fibrella aestuarina BUZ 2 and encodes:
- a CDS encoding DedA family protein; its protein translation is MDVLLSYPLLLNTNWIEWGGTTLIAALVFIETGFLLGLVVPGGETLLFTAGLLTGIQTLHVSVVGLIALLTGAAIAGDLTGYLIGRRLGNRLHQLPDTFFFKRRYLEQSDAFYSKHPRRALLIGRFLPIIRTFNPLLAASSGLPLPRFLVLTSISCLAYVSALVLAGYVLGQRFPELGQYVQYIFLGVVVLVLGTLLFQRFRSND
- a CDS encoding threonine ammonia-lyase; translation: MLTLQTLRDAHDRIRPYIHRTPALTCQTIDQMAGARLVFKCENFQKIGAFKARGGMNAALQLTEAERAYGVTTHSSGNHAQALAYAARQLQIPAYIVMPRTAPQVKKNAVRGYGATVIECEPTLQAREEGVRDVMLRTRAALIHPFDDDRVIAGQSTATIELLADNPTGLPFDAVLAPVGGGGLLSGTALAVHYLAPNTRVVGCEPEGAADAVLSFRSGRVEKAPYIDTIADGLMTNLSERTLAIIRQYVSDIRLVNDDEIRAAQRLVWERMKLIIEPSCAVPLAVVLRYKADFADQTVGIILTGGNVDLTKQFAS
- the zwf gene encoding glucose-6-phosphate dehydrogenase; the protein is MTTSSTTQRPPATIVFIFGGSGDLNYRKLTPALYNLFLDNYLPEQFEVVGIGRTQYTDDSFRERLLEGIQEFSRRKNGPEDSWKTFSPHIRYLKLDGGDASAYHLIGDLVSEREAEWNTHANIIFYMSVAPQLVPDIANNLSQLSFCGDKSRVRIVVEKPFGHDLQSARELNALLLTHFAEEQIYRIDHYLGKETVQNLLALRFANTLFEPIWNHNYVEYVQLTAAETVGLEGRGGYYEGSGALRDMIQNHLLQLLCMVAMEPPTSFEADEIRNKKVDVLRAMRRVAPDQVDQVAVRAQYGAGKKGDKESPAYREEEGVNPESMTETFAAVTFFCDNWRWEGTPFYVRTGKHLAEKSSVITVQFRPAPHYAFPNEATKTWQHNCLIISIQPDMNIRLRFQAKRPGQQLALDPVEMEFNYNTAFTEQQPEAYETLLLDVMAGDATLFMRADQVDEAWQIVMPILDHWASQTDPASMPTYAPGSWGPAEADKLIAQQGFSWNNE
- the pgl gene encoding 6-phosphogluconolactonase produces the protein MTINLVNDPTELAQRAAEWITERIEQTLATRPRFTIALSGGSTPKALHLLLAQPPLRDRIDWARVHVFWGDERYVPLTDERNNARMAYDTLLDKVPIPADNIHVMRTDLQPDASMEEYAQILHRYFDGHEQTFDLVLLGMGDDGHTLSLFPGTEVVSEDVAWTKAFFLQQQDMFRLTLTAPVVNQAATVAFLVAGDNKADALHGVLKGDYQPYKYPSQRIKPITGELIWFIDEAAAKRL
- a CDS encoding OmpA family protein, whose product is MRLFGVLGMGLLLAFGATAQTVEYSTPKPRVDDVNDLDVVISRVDLTAQYTIIYMRFRDGSDEKPSRSPLKIPGIPYPIPDRVGSGDGGHTITFVPTARLYANGGARTFKFIRAENIPTDKRRDVRPGETVDFVAYFERLDPGIETFDLFECSDRNRPGEICFNFWGVHITNPSKRTQPPRPRTQPPAQTPAPTRPRPAPPAPEPAQTPLPPNPTLAVKGTVRDAKTGKPVAAMLTYRMLSGAESNGDEPADSTRAKAADGTYRFPGDPLTVWEVSATAKGYFGKRDTVAIARTEKTANFDLVPIAVGTKVTLKNIYFAQSKYELQAESFPELDKLVEVMKLNPAMQIKLEGHTDIIGDFDANLELSRNRVFAVKRYLMSKGIAEARVEAVGYGHSRPINSTRGTPHPENRRVEMVITKA
- a CDS encoding endonuclease III domain-containing protein; its protein translation is MFPLDTVLDLIEPAIAPYPKAAMFELAERGYNSLFEQLISCIISIRTLDETTIPVSLRLFEIARTPADIAALSPDELTPLLYGSSYPDQKANTMIGIAQRVMTEFSGTLPPDFDVLTSFKGVGPKCANLALGVAAGQAAISVDIHVHRVTNRWGFVQTKTPEQTLAVLEKQVPVAQWININRLLMPFGKHICTGTLPHCSTCPVLAHCAQVGVTKHR
- a CDS encoding molecular chaperone DnaJ, whose translation is MSKQPLVWIESANKTVPLSKQQKRLNQLTSRITEQEEQLAELRAATEQVRQRIQGELVPLQRKQQQARADLVRLLDQLHERYAWSNAESRKLRHLITSLAYDLIQQGYGELKPIYDRYDEAGFEAVLAETDAVSMAQIRHIAEARYGLLIDPAQSFATPDELLAHVQGLLRERALAEQQRQQEAADRRAQEPKTEKQQAREARAIKVTKAVRALYLDLVKAFHPDRELEPAEKERKTAIMQRVTEAYEKSDLMGLFRLQLEFDRIDQKQLAALADSQLQHYNKILTQQVEELDGQLATLTNELKAMLGSSAPGPIAVRSLDYVISGEIKAAKADTKSLRALVKALADPAQLKVWLSAYPNP
- a CDS encoding cation:dicarboxylate symporter family transporter; the encoded protein is MTKLFSNLTFWVLTAITLGILLGHFRPDLALLPVLDKPLKARFLGQELSVGVTISEFLSGIFISTVKLFINPIIFLTITLGIVSMGDLKKVGTVGAKALLYFEVVTTMALLIGVLVANIIRPGEGVVTSALKGGDISKYTKTATAFSWWQFFLDNVTLQVLLGAILAGILLSQYAGRDRIVAGLNQASKIIFKGLHLVMRLAPIGAFGGMAYTIGKYGLGTLLPLAKLMATVYTTMAVFIFVVLGGILYTCRVPLLGYLRYIREELLIVLGTSSSEAGLPSLMEKLERMGCAKSVVGLVVPAGYSFNLDGTTIYLSMATIFLAQVFNVHLDWSQLLTIVGILMVTSKGAAGVTGSGFVVLASTLTAINVIPVEGLALLLGVDRFMSEARSITNFIGNGVATIWLANNEKAFDRTAMQRAFGEKENALTTGTEPT
- a CDS encoding NADP-dependent malic enzyme — protein: MNTPSNKLREDALNYHAKGRPGKIEVNPTKETENQRDLSLAYSPGVAEPCLAIADVPERAYDYTAKGNLVAVISNGTAVLGLGNIGAVASKPVMEGKSLLFKIYADIDAFDIELDTTDVEEFIRTVKILEPTFGGVNLEDIKAPECFEIERRLRQELNIPVMHDDQHGTAITSGAALLNALELAGKEIDQIKLVVNGAGAAAIACLDLYVDLGVSPDNITVFDKDGLLSKDRTNLVGNQYKYTTDRHPAGYVLADAMVGADVFLGLSVGGVVTQDMIRSMAPDPVVFAMANPNPEITYEDATAARPDIIMATGRSDFPNQVNNVLGFPYIFRGALDVRATEINEAMKLAAVRALAELAKKPVTDVVSRSYGTDGLVFGRTYILPKPTDPRLLMTVAPAVAKAAMDSGVARRAITDWADYDLQLSRRQGQDNTFIRRLTRQAQQSPKRIVFTDGENLTVLRAVAQVIEQRMAVPILIGNEAVVQRMLDDHNMDLGDVQIIDHRSPEQESLREAYAQVLYEKRKRKGLTLTEARNLMRDRNYFGSVLLEQGVADVLISGLTRNYPETLRPALQVIGRQPGIQKVSGMYVLLSRFGPLFLSDTTVNMNPTTAEIVEIAETTANAVRRLGIDPRIALLSYSTFGSATGDDAVKMQEATAILQKKHPDWVVDGEMQAHLPFNQELMQASYGFSSLADQPANVLIFPNLSASNIAYNLLKEIGRIEKIGPVLMGLRKPVHVLQLGSSVREVVNMVAIAVAD